A genomic region of Gemmata massiliana contains the following coding sequences:
- a CDS encoding alkaline phosphatase D family protein: MLDLTDLRAAVRSEGGVSRRLFLAYGAALSALPGLAERTAAADQKVTFSADPFSLGVASGDSDNESVVIWTRLTPKPLEPSGGMRPEAVCVRWEVADDEAFKTIVRSGTAVAAPQLGHSVHVEVEGLKPDRWYFYRFRAGDATSPVGRTRTTPAPDAAPGGLKFAFASCQHYEHGLYTAYEHMAKDDLDLVFHLGDYIYERHAKEAGVRRHIGAKPATLDEYRVRHAQYRADPLLHRMHARCPWVVTWDDHEVENNYANDVSARAGVTPVEMLALRASAYQAYYEAMPLRKRSVPRGPDMKLYRTINFGRLAAFQVLDTRQFRTDQANGDGKQELNAAALAAGNTILGTEQRGWLRASLLRSEATWNVLAQQVLMGMIDFEPGEAKLYGMDAWSGYAHERMKLFEFLATRKVPNPVVLTGDSHKNWVNELRVDDRNADAPVVATEFAGTSISSTGDDGKPLDEKAILAENPFVKFLNRQRGYVRCAVTPKEWRTDFVVVGYVSKPGAPAVTKASFVVEAGRPGVKPS; encoded by the coding sequence ATGCTGGACTTGACCGATCTGCGCGCGGCCGTGCGCTCCGAAGGGGGCGTTAGTCGGCGCCTGTTTCTGGCCTACGGCGCCGCTTTGTCGGCTCTACCCGGGCTCGCCGAACGGACCGCGGCCGCGGACCAAAAGGTGACCTTCTCGGCGGATCCGTTCTCCCTCGGTGTGGCTTCGGGTGATTCCGACAATGAGAGCGTCGTGATCTGGACCCGGTTGACCCCGAAGCCGCTGGAGCCGAGCGGCGGAATGCGACCCGAGGCGGTGTGCGTCCGCTGGGAGGTGGCCGACGACGAGGCCTTTAAAACGATCGTCCGGTCCGGCACCGCGGTTGCTGCGCCGCAATTGGGCCACTCGGTTCACGTCGAGGTCGAGGGGTTGAAGCCGGACCGTTGGTACTTCTACCGGTTCCGCGCCGGAGACGCGACGAGCCCGGTCGGGCGCACCCGAACCACGCCCGCCCCGGACGCGGCACCGGGCGGGCTCAAGTTCGCGTTCGCGTCGTGCCAGCACTACGAGCACGGGTTGTACACGGCCTACGAGCACATGGCCAAGGACGACCTCGACCTCGTGTTCCACCTGGGTGACTACATCTACGAGCGGCACGCCAAAGAAGCCGGGGTCCGGCGGCACATCGGGGCTAAGCCGGCCACACTCGACGAATACCGGGTGCGACATGCGCAGTACCGGGCCGACCCGCTGTTGCACCGGATGCACGCCCGGTGCCCGTGGGTCGTTACGTGGGACGATCACGAGGTCGAGAACAACTACGCTAACGACGTTTCGGCGCGGGCCGGCGTAACCCCGGTGGAGATGCTCGCACTGCGTGCGAGCGCGTATCAGGCGTATTACGAAGCGATGCCGCTGCGCAAGCGGTCCGTTCCGCGCGGACCGGACATGAAGTTGTACCGGACGATTAACTTCGGCCGCCTGGCCGCGTTCCAGGTGCTCGACACCCGCCAGTTCCGAACCGACCAGGCGAACGGGGACGGGAAACAGGAGCTGAACGCCGCCGCCCTCGCCGCGGGGAACACGATCCTGGGGACCGAACAGCGGGGATGGCTCCGGGCGTCCCTGTTGCGCTCTGAAGCGACCTGGAACGTGCTCGCTCAACAGGTGCTGATGGGGATGATCGATTTCGAGCCGGGCGAGGCCAAACTGTACGGGATGGACGCCTGGTCGGGGTACGCGCACGAGCGAATGAAGTTGTTCGAGTTCCTCGCCACGCGCAAGGTGCCCAACCCGGTCGTGCTGACCGGCGACTCGCACAAGAACTGGGTGAACGAGTTGCGCGTGGACGACCGGAACGCGGACGCGCCCGTCGTGGCGACCGAGTTCGCGGGGACGAGTATCAGCAGCACCGGGGACGACGGGAAGCCGCTCGACGAGAAGGCGATCTTGGCCGAGAACCCGTTCGTGAAGTTCCTCAACCGGCAGCGCGGGTACGTGCGCTGTGCGGTGACCCCAAAGGAGTGGCGGACCGATTTCGTCGTTGTGGGGTACGTGAGCAAACCCGGCGCGCCGGCGGTTACCAAGGCGTCGTTCGTGGTGGAAGCCGGGCGACCGGGGGTGAAGCCGAGTTAG
- a CDS encoding metallophosphoesterase, with product MKQFALGLATAGLLGGVILLSRAGTATDATGARADDRAALKVEVGDKNPWTSLKLNNDPDQFTFAIVSDRTGGHRDKVFSRAVQQVNWLQPQFVMSVGDLIEGARANEDGIKRQWDEFDGYVKQFEMPFFYVPGNHDLANKMQVTQWGERYGKRYHHFTYRGALFLCLCAENPQSDGMATIDKEQQVWAAKVLEANKDVRWTFVFLHRPLWAVQGGEKNGWTAVEKALAGRKHNVFCGHVHRYQVFERNDTQYYQLATTGGGSRMRGPQYGEFDQVMLVTMKKDAPVLVNVDLGGVLSPNLRLPDSDEKGNVPKQKKDTFPVTGKIKLDGKPLEGAKITLHARDEPNEQFAAVCDGLSDDAGRFTVTTYSRFDGAPTGEYVVTVVKSDKGFNDREAAGRTVLPKPYARPATSPLKVTIKSGANDIELALDSK from the coding sequence ATGAAACAGTTCGCACTCGGTCTCGCTACCGCCGGTTTGCTCGGCGGGGTGATTCTTTTGTCACGCGCCGGCACTGCCACCGATGCCACCGGAGCGCGGGCCGACGACCGTGCCGCGCTCAAGGTCGAGGTCGGGGATAAGAACCCCTGGACGTCCTTGAAACTCAACAACGACCCCGACCAGTTCACCTTCGCCATCGTGTCCGACCGTACCGGCGGGCACCGCGACAAGGTGTTCTCCCGCGCGGTCCAGCAGGTCAACTGGCTCCAACCCCAGTTCGTCATGTCCGTCGGCGACCTGATCGAGGGTGCCCGGGCGAACGAGGACGGAATTAAACGTCAGTGGGACGAGTTCGACGGGTACGTGAAGCAGTTCGAGATGCCGTTCTTCTATGTCCCCGGGAACCACGACCTGGCCAACAAGATGCAGGTGACCCAGTGGGGCGAGCGGTACGGCAAGCGGTACCACCACTTTACCTACCGTGGCGCCCTGTTCCTGTGCCTGTGCGCCGAGAACCCGCAGAGCGACGGTATGGCGACCATCGATAAGGAGCAGCAGGTGTGGGCCGCCAAGGTGCTGGAGGCCAACAAGGACGTTCGGTGGACGTTCGTGTTCCTCCACCGACCCCTGTGGGCCGTGCAGGGCGGCGAGAAGAACGGGTGGACCGCAGTGGAGAAGGCTCTGGCCGGGCGCAAGCACAACGTGTTCTGCGGGCACGTCCACCGTTACCAGGTCTTCGAGCGCAACGACACCCAATACTACCAGCTCGCGACCACCGGGGGCGGCAGCCGGATGCGCGGCCCGCAGTACGGTGAGTTCGACCAGGTGATGCTCGTCACCATGAAGAAGGACGCCCCGGTGCTCGTGAACGTGGACCTCGGCGGCGTGCTGTCGCCCAACCTCAGACTGCCGGACAGTGACGAAAAGGGCAACGTGCCCAAGCAGAAGAAGGACACGTTCCCGGTGACCGGTAAGATCAAGCTCGATGGCAAACCGCTCGAAGGCGCGAAGATCACGCTCCACGCGCGCGATGAGCCCAACGAACAGTTCGCGGCGGTGTGCGACGGGCTGAGCGACGACGCGGGCCGGTTCACCGTGACCACGTACAGCCGGTTCGACGGCGCCCCGACCGGTGAGTACGTGGTGACCGTGGTGAAGAGCGACAAGGGCTTCAACGACCGGGAGGCCGCGGGCCGGACCGTGCTGCCCAAGCCGTACGCGCGGCCGGCCACCAGTCCGCTCAAGGTCACCATCAAGTCCGGTGCGAACGATATCGAACTCGCACTCGACAGCAAGTGA
- a CDS encoding DinB family protein: protein MNAPEILQRLHRHRAWVNRNLLDAATSLTDERLKATFPIGQGSVWKSLLHMYGAECAWFESLQGNESFVVPGDVPGKLPGNQLGEGGIGNLPDLRQNWENLEQRWVNYLAGLLPDQLEETVTRYSLALQTRLSLRRSDVLLHVCTHAHYTAAQVVNMLRQCGANLPQTMLTAMALHEVK, encoded by the coding sequence ATGAACGCGCCCGAGATCCTTCAACGCCTTCACCGGCACCGTGCCTGGGTGAACCGCAACCTGCTAGACGCCGCCACCAGCCTCACCGATGAGCGACTAAAAGCAACGTTCCCAATCGGCCAGGGGTCCGTCTGGAAGTCCCTGCTCCACATGTACGGCGCCGAGTGCGCTTGGTTCGAGTCCTTGCAGGGGAACGAGTCGTTCGTGGTTCCGGGCGACGTGCCCGGAAAGCTGCCGGGCAACCAACTCGGCGAGGGCGGGATCGGGAACCTCCCCGATTTGCGACAGAATTGGGAGAATCTGGAACAGAGATGGGTGAACTACCTGGCCGGGCTGCTGCCCGACCAGTTGGAGGAAACCGTCACCCGGTACAGCCTCGCCCTCCAGACCCGGCTCAGTCTCCGGCGCTCGGACGTCCTGCTCCACGTCTGCACCCACGCCCACTACACCGCGGCCCAAGTGGTCAACATGCTCCGGCAGTGCGGGGCGAACCTCCCTCAAACGATGCTCACCGCAATGGCCTTGCATGAGGTGAAGTGA
- a CDS encoding cysteine hydrolase family protein produces the protein MPKRALIVIDIQNDYFPGGKWTLSGMDAAADNAAKVLDAARSAADLVVHIRHEFPTAGAPFFIPGSPGAEIHAKVRPLPSEPVVLKHQINSFRETNLKDVLDRHGITDVVICGAMSHMCVDAATRASSDLGYACTVVHDACASRDLEFNGVTVPAAQVHAAFMSALQFGYAKSVSTEQHLAGK, from the coding sequence ATGCCGAAACGTGCCCTGATCGTCATCGACATCCAGAACGATTACTTTCCCGGCGGGAAATGGACGCTCAGCGGGATGGACGCTGCTGCCGACAACGCGGCGAAGGTTCTGGACGCCGCCCGGAGTGCGGCCGACCTGGTCGTTCACATCCGGCACGAATTCCCCACAGCAGGCGCCCCGTTCTTCATCCCCGGTTCCCCTGGTGCGGAGATTCACGCGAAGGTGAGGCCCCTCCCGAGTGAACCCGTCGTCCTGAAGCACCAGATCAACTCGTTCCGCGAAACGAACCTGAAGGACGTACTCGATCGGCACGGAATCACGGACGTGGTGATCTGCGGTGCGATGAGCCACATGTGCGTGGACGCTGCCACCCGCGCATCGAGCGACCTCGGCTACGCCTGCACCGTGGTGCACGACGCCTGCGCGTCCCGCGATCTGGAGTTCAACGGCGTGACTGTTCCCGCCGCTCAGGTGCACGCGGCGTTCATGTCGGCGCTCCAGTTCGGCTACGCCAAGTCGGTTAGCACCGAACAACATCTCGCGGGAAAGTGA
- a CDS encoding IS66 family transposase — protein MRRADHAGYLQADALAQYEGLYRTSRVTHVCCWAHARRKFVATHEAGDERAARALELIGQLYAVERALPLLLAPSDDPGAAEQRRAREEQRRAARVRESEGI, from the coding sequence GTGCGTCGAGCGGATCACGCCGGTTACCTCCAGGCCGACGCACTGGCCCAGTACGAAGGGCTCTACCGGACGAGCCGCGTGACGCACGTGTGCTGTTGGGCGCACGCGCGCCGCAAGTTTGTAGCCACGCACGAAGCGGGCGACGAGCGCGCGGCCCGCGCGCTGGAGTTGATCGGCCAGTTGTACGCCGTCGAGCGCGCGTTGCCGCTTCTGTTGGCTCCCTCGGACGATCCGGGCGCGGCCGAGCAACGGCGCGCCCGGGAAGAGCAACGCCGTGCGGCCCGTGTACGGGAATCGGAAGGGATCTGA
- a CDS encoding transposase domain-containing protein: MGSTIGYATNNWGVVGSEVGGRTAAVLYSIVETCKHLGIDPWAYLRDALPGIFALGEEPSAEQLRGWIPDRWLLNRTRDRPTTNTRRRNLREQKQYSNPLIPCNQRATRVHT; the protein is encoded by the coding sequence TTGGGAAGTACGATCGGGTACGCGACAAACAACTGGGGCGTGGTTGGGAGCGAGGTGGGCGGTCGAACGGCCGCGGTGCTGTACTCGATCGTGGAGACATGCAAGCACTTGGGCATCGACCCGTGGGCGTACCTACGCGACGCGCTGCCGGGCATCTTCGCGCTCGGCGAGGAACCGAGCGCCGAGCAACTGCGCGGCTGGATACCCGATCGGTGGTTGCTCAACCGCACGCGCGACCGACCCACTACCAACACTCGCCGCAGAAATCTACGTGAGCAAAAACAATACTCGAACCCGCTGATTCCATGCAATCAGCGGGCTACCCGTGTTCACACCTGA
- a CDS encoding transposase, with protein sequence MAQASLAVTWDRALDDAAFDSEQHHRYYRENFGVRYTVILLNRRNHGHEWPKTTYRRQMVKRFRKKLTGARHRRVLGHRWQVESAFSRHKQRLGSSLGG encoded by the coding sequence ATGGCCCAGGCGTCTCTGGCGGTCACCTGGGATCGGGCGTTGGACGACGCCGCGTTCGACAGCGAACAGCATCACCGGTATTACCGCGAAAACTTCGGGGTGCGGTACACGGTGATCCTGCTGAACCGCCGCAACCACGGGCACGAGTGGCCCAAAACCACGTACCGGCGGCAAATGGTCAAGCGGTTCCGCAAAAAGCTCACGGGCGCTCGGCACCGGCGGGTGTTGGGACATCGCTGGCAAGTCGAATCCGCGTTCTCTCGCCACAAGCAGCGGCTCGGCAGCTCCCTCGGTGGTTGA